Proteins encoded within one genomic window of Thunnus albacares chromosome 13, fThuAlb1.1, whole genome shotgun sequence:
- the camlg gene encoding calcium signal-modulating cyclophilin ligand, protein MESGEAGEEKTGSLSAAQRRAEIRRRKLLMNSEDRMNRIVGFSKNESENNAGASRRPTEPRFHLDLDRTETWSPSSSSPRPSPFLSEASVLGSHSRSATPERRGSPLPDLGEPLGSTLDDDIGGIRQRPRGERVSDDLSGSPRRGLHKYLSRFDDAMKLRGQLANEKPVQDGGSDTEEFDPFRVFRLIGSILLAIFVRVFVCKYLSIFAPFLTLELAYMGLSKYFPKVEKKTKTTVLTAALLLSGIPAEVINRSMDTYRRMGDVFADLCVYFFTFILSHEILLLIGSETP, encoded by the exons atgGAGTCTGGGGAGGCCGGAGAGGAGAAGACGGGCTCGCTGTCCGCGGcgcagaggagagcagagatcCGGAGGAGAAAGCTGCTGATGAATTCAGAGGACAGGATGAACAGGATCGTGGGTTTCTCCAAAAACGAGTCTGAAAACAACG CGGGAGCATCCCGGCGTCCAACAGAACCCCGCTTCCACCTCGATCTCGACAGGACAGAGACGTGGTCACCATCCTCATCTTCCCCGAGACCATCTCCCTTCCTGTCGGAGGCTTCGGTACTTGGCAGCCACTCCCGTAGCGCCACCCCGGAGAGGAGGGGCTCGCCTCTGCCAGACCTCGGCGAGCCGCTCGGCAGTACTCTGGATGACGACATCGGAGGGATCCGACAGAGACCCAGGGGGGAGCGGGTGTCAGATGACCTCAGCGGCTCCCCGCGCCGAGGCCTCCATAAGTACCTGTCCCGTTTTGACGATGCCATGAAACTGCGGGGTCAGCTGGCCAATGAGAAGCCGGTCCAGGACGGAGGGTCTGATACAGAGGAGTTTGATCCCTTCAGAGTCTTCAGGCTCATCGGCAGCATCCTCCTCGCTATTTTTGTCAGGGTTTTCGTCTGCAAGTATCTG TCAATATTTGCTCCATTTCTGACTCTCGAACTGGCCTACATGGGGTTGTCCAAATACTTTCCAAAG GTAGAGAAAAAGACCAAGACCACTGTGCTCACTGCTGCCCTGTTGCTCTCCGGCATCCCCGCTGAGGTCATCAACCGCTCCATGGACACCTACAGGAGGATGGGCGACGTCTTCGCCGACCTCTGCGTTTACTTCTTCACCTTCATCCTTTCTCATGAGATCCTGCTGCTCATTGGTTCAGAGACTCCCTGA
- the ddx46 gene encoding probable ATP-dependent RNA helicase DDX46, translating into MGRESRHYRKRSASRGRSGSRSKSRSPDKRSKKDDRDRSRRERSRSRDRRRSRSRDRKRARRSRSRDRRRSRSRERRRSGSRSRARRSRSGSPSKSRRTDEKSRSKEKDVLDPLSEKKKTKEEKEDEKVEDQDFDQNKLEEEMRKRKERVEKWREEQRKKAIENIGEIKKELEEMKQGKKWSLEDDDDDDEDGSAPMEADDDEDGDGKGDRKEKEIKEEKREEGEKEQETAMEQQNEEDDVDPLDAYMEEVKQEVKKFNMGGMKGNDKKGAMTVTKVVTVVKTKKGPHTHKKKGELMENDQDAMEYSSEEEEVDLQTALTGFQTKQRKILEPVDHGKIQYESYRKNFYVEVPELARMTPEDVNAYRLELEGITVKGKGSPKPIKTWVQCGVSMKILNALKKHSYEKPTPIQAQAIPAIMSGRDLIGIAKTGSGKTIAFLLPMFRHIMDQRPLEEAEGPISVIMTPTRELALQITKECKKFSKPLGLRVVCVYGGTGISEQIAELKRGAEIIVCTPGRMIDMLGANSGRVTNLRRVTYVVLDEADRMFDMGFEPQVMRIVDNVRPDRQTVMFSATFPRAMEALARRILSKPLEVQVGGRSVVCSDVEQHVLVIDEDKKFLKLLEILGHYQEKGSVIIFVDKQEHADGLLKDLMKASYPCMSLHGGIDQYDRDSIINDFKNGACRLMVATSVAARGLDVKQLILVVNYNCPNHYEDYVHRAGRTGRAGNKGYAYTFITEDQVRYAGDIIKALELSGSPVPPELEQLWASFKDQQKAEGKTIKSSSGFSGKGFKFDETEHALANERKKLQKAALGLQDSDDEDGALDIEEQIESMFNSKKRVKDLSAPGAATGPAGAVTATTAAPGGLPGLGPTSAGNIQKLEMAKRLALKINAQKNLGAEAQDVMQQATNAILRGGTIMTPSVSAKTIAEQLAEKINAKLNYTPVEKLEEERQAAEQAETVKRYEEELEINDFPQTARWKVTSKEALQRIGEYSEAAITIRGTYFPPGKEPKEGERKIYLAIESANELAVQKAKTEITRLIKEELIRLQNSYQPTSKGRYKVL; encoded by the exons ATGGGGCGTGAGTCGAG ACACTACAGGAAACGCTCCGCGTCTCGGGGACGGTCAGGTAGCCGATCAAAGAGTCGCTCCCCGGACAAACGCTCCAAGAAAGACGACCGGGACCGAAGCAGGAGGGAGAGGTCACGGAGCCGGGACCGCCGCCGGTCTCGGTCCAGAGACAGAAAGCGAGCCAG ACGCTCCAGGagcagagacaggaggaggTCCAGAAGCCGAGAAAGGAGGAGGTCGGGTAGCAGGAGCCGGGCCAGGAGGTCCCGATCTGGCAGCCCCAGCAAGAGCAGGAGAACAGATGAAAA GTCAAGGAGCAAGGAGAAAGACGTTCTTGATCCTTTATCTGAGAAGAAAAAGActaaagaggagaaagaagatgAGAAGGTTGAGGAT CAAGACTTTGACCAGAAcaagctggaggaggagatgaggaagaggaaggagagggtggaaaagtggagagaggagcagagaaagaAGGCTATCGAAAACATCGGAGAGATCAAGAAAGAACTGGAGGAGATGAAACAGGGCAAGAAATGGAGCCtggaggatgatgatg atgatgatgaggatgggTCAGCTCCAATGGAGGCAGACGACGATGAAGATGGGGATGGGAAGGGGGataggaaagagaaggagattaaggaggagaagagagaggagggtgagAAAGAGCAGGAGACTGCCATGGAGCAGCAGAATGAGGAGGACGACGTGGATCCTCTGGACGCCTACATGGAGGAGGTCAAACAGGAGGTGAAGAAGTTCAACATGGGAGGCATGAAAGGAAATGATAAG AAGGGAGCCATGACAGTAACCAAAGTCGTGACAGTCgttaaaacaaagaaagggCCACACACTCACAAGAAGAAGGGTGAGCTGATGGAGAATGACCAGGATGCTATGGag TACtcatcagaggaggaggaggtggatcTGCAGACAGCTCTGACAGGCTTCCAGACCAAACAGAGGAAGATCCTGGAGCCCGTTGACCACGGGAAGATCCAGTACGAGTCATACCGCAAAAACTTCTATGTGGAGGTGCCTGAGCTCGCCAGGATGACTCCAGAAG ATGTGAATGCGTACCGGTTGGAACTGGAGGGCATTACCGTTAAAGGGAAGGGCTCTCCCAAACCCATCAAGACCTGGGTGCAGTGTGGGGTGTCTATGAAGATCCTCAACGCTCTGAAGAA gcACAGCTACGAGAAGCCCACCCCCATTCAGGCCCAGGCCATCCCTGCCATCATGTCGGGCCGAGACCTCATCGGCATTGCTAAGACCGGCAGCGGGAAAACCATAGCTTTCCTGCTGCCCATGTTCCGACACATCATGGACCAGAGGCCCCTGGAGGAGGCTGAGGGACCCATCT CTGTGATTATGACTCCAACCAGAGAGTTGGCTCTGCAGATCACCAAGGAGTGCAAGAAGTTCTCTAAACCGCTGGGACTCAGggtggtgtgtgtttatggaggCACGGGTATCAGTGAACAg ATTGCTGAGCTGAAGCGAGGAGCTGAGATCATCGTGTGCACACCTGGAAGAATGATTGACATGTTGGGAGCCAACAGCG GTCGTGTCACCAACCTACGCAGAGTCACGTATGTGGTGTTGGATGAAGCAGACAGGATGTTTGACATGGGCTTCGAGCCGCAG GTAATGCGTATCGTGGACAACGTGCGTCCAGACCGTCAGACAGTGATGTTCTCTGCCACCTTCCCCAGAGCCATGGAGGCGCTGGCTCGTAGGATCCTGTCAAAGCCCCTTGAGGTCCAGGTGGGAGGCCGCAGTGTGGTCTGCTCTGACGTGGAACAACATGTG TTGGTGATTGATGAGGACAAGAAGTTCCTGAAGCTTCTGGAGATCCTTGGCCACTACCAGGAAAAGGGCTCAGTCATCATCTTTGTGGACAAACAGGAGCACGCAGACGGACTTCTCAAAGACCTGATGAAAGCCTCGTACCCCTGCATGTCCCTGCACGGAG GAATTGACCAGTACGACAGAGACAGCATCATCAACGACTTCAAGAACGGAGCTTGTCGTCTGATGGTGGCCACCTCGGTGGCCGCCAGAGGCCTGGACGTCAAGCAGCTGATCCTGGTGGTCAACTACAACTGTCCAAACCACTATGAGGACTACGTCCACAGGGCAGGACGCACAGGCAGAGCTGGAAACAAG GGCTATGCTTACACCTTCATCACAGAGGATCAGGTACGCTATGCTGGCGATATCATCAAAGCCTTGGAGCTGTCCGGCTCTCCTGTCCCACCTGAACTGGAGCAGCTTTGGGCCTCCTTCAAAGACCAACAGAAAGCG GAGGGTAAGACCATTAAGAGCAGCAGCGGCTTCTCAGGAAAAGGCTTCAAGTTTGACGAAACAGAACACGCCCTGGCCAACGAGAGAAAGAAGCTGCAAAAAGCTGCTCTCGGGCTGCAGGACTCTGATGATGAGGACGGAGCCCTGGAT ATTGAGGAGCAAATCGAAAGCATGTTCAACTCGAAGAAGAGGGTGAAGGATCTGTCTGCTCCCGGGGCGGCCACCGGTCCTGCGGGAGCAGTTACGGCCACAACAGCCGCCCCCGGAGGGCTGCCAGGCCTCGGCCCCACGTCTGCTGGAAACATCCAGAAACTGGAGATGGCCAAGAGGTTGGCTCTCAAGATCAACGCTCAGAAGAACCTTGGTGCTGAGGCTCAG GATGTGATGCAGCAGGCCACTAACGCTATCCTGCGGGGCGGCACCATCATGACACCTTCCGTATCAGCCAAGACCATTGCTGAGCAGCTGGCGGAGAAAATCAATGCCAAGCTGAACTACACCCCTGTGGagaagctggaggaggagcGACAGGCGGCTGAACAGGCCGAGACCGTCAAGAGATacgaggaggagctggagatcAACGACTTCCCCCAG ACTGCCAGGTGGAAGGTGACGTCAAAAGAAGCTCTGCAGAGGATCGGTGAATACTCTGAAGCCGCCATCACCATCAGAGGAACCTATTTCCCTCCAGGCAAAGAGCCCAAGGAGGGAGAACGCAAGATCTACCTGGCTATTGAAA GTGCAAATGAACTGGCTGTGCAGAAAGCCAAAACGGAGATTACAAGGCTAATCAAGGAGGAGCTCATCAGATTA CAAAATTCCTACCAGCCGACGAGCAAAGGCAGATACAAAGTGTTGTAG
- the c13h5orf24 gene encoding UPF0461 protein C5orf24 homolog, which yields MMRQVTSSDFCMNSRPSCLAEDGHHPASHFDLCTSQSNKFYPPPPPSSLQMTLAPMALPAQSHKSMVCQRQEILGGDPRSPAEIPGIKSTDQAADDAKKKNKAVGKTGRRGRPLGTTKLAGYRTSTGRPLGTTRAAGFKTSPGRPLGTTRAAGYKVSPGRPPGSIKGLSRLNKLAYGSTCSGAAFPYPLPHKEILCEPSCKEKTANE from the coding sequence ATGATGCGCCAGGTGACAAGCAGTGACTTCTGCATGAACAGCAGGCCGTCGTGTCTAGCAGAGGACGGCCACCACCCCGCCTCCCACTTTGACCTGTGCACCTCACAGTCCAACAAGTtctaccctcctcctcctccatcgtCCCTCCAGATGACGCTGGCTCCCATGGCTTTACCCGCCCAGAGCCACAAATCCATGGTGTGCCAGAGACAGGAAATACTCGGGGGTGATCCCCGCTCACCTGCAGAAATACCAGGCATTAAAAGCACTGATCAAGCAGCAGATGATgccaagaagaagaacaaggcTGTCGGGAAGACGGGCAGACGTGGAAGGCCCTTGGGAACTACCAAGCTAGCCGGATACAGAACCAGCACGGGACGACCCCTCGGCACCACCAGAGCTGCTGGGTTCAAGACGAGCCCGGGAAGGCCGCTAGGTACAACCAGAGCGGCGGGGTACAAGGTCAGCCCCGGTCGGCCTCCCGGCAGCATCAAGGGCCTCTCTCGCCTCAACAAACTGGCTTACGGTAGCACCTGCAGCGGAGCGGCTTTTCCTTATCCGCTACCGCACAAAGAGATCCTCTGTGAACCCTCCTGCAAAGAGAAGACAGCTAATGAGTAA
- the LOC122996241 gene encoding tripartite motif-containing protein 16-like — translation MAQQVIQLNREKLSCSICLDLLKDPVTIPCGHSYCMSCIKDCWDVEDQKKIYSCPQCRQRFTPRPVLVKNTMLAELVEELKKVGLNAAPPDRCYAGPGDVACDYCTERKLKAVKSCLMCMASFCEQHLQPHYDVALLKKHKLVEATLKLQENICSHHDEVMKIFCRTDQQCICYLCSMDEHKGHDTVSAAAERAEKQTQLGVSQQKIQQRIQDREKDVKVLQQEVEGINLSADKAVNDSEKIFKNLICLIEKRSSEVKQQIRSQQKYEVSLVKELEEKMHLEISELRRKDAELDQLSHTEDHLHFLNNYPSLSQVSESTDLPSINICSLRYFEDVTTAVSEATTKLQAVLSEEWTKISQTVTEVDVLMAQDEPKTRAEFLRYSQKITLDPNTAHTLLSLCESNKKATLMAVEQLYSSHPDRFLEMWQVLSREGLTGRCYWEVEWSGEVYIAVAYKDISRTGTMDKCGFGLNEKSWTLECYSRGYQFRHNDILTPISGPLSSRVGVYLDHSAGILSFYSVSETLTLLHRVQTTFTQPLYPGFWLPNLAGDTAELCDLKYK, via the coding sequence ATGGCGCAGCAAGTGATTCAGCTGAACCGAGAAAAACTGAgctgttcgatctgtctggatcttCTGAAAGATCCAGTAACTATTCCTTGTGggcacagctactgcatgagctgtattaaagaCTGCTGGGATGTGGAAGATCAAAAGaaaatctacagctgccctcagtgcaggCAGAGATTCACACCaaggcctgtcctggtgaaaaacaccatgttagcagagTTAGTGGAGGAACTAAAGAAAGTAGGACTCAATGCTGCTCCACCTGATCGGTGCTATGCGGGACCTGGAGACGTGGCCTGTGATTACTGCACtgagaggaagctgaaagctgTCAAGTCCTGTCTGATGTGTATGGCTTCTTTCTGTGAGCAACACCTCCAGCCTCACTATGATGTAGcgcttttaaaaaaacacaagctggttGAAGCTACTTTAAAGCttcaggagaacatctgctctcacCACGACGAGGTGATGAAGATTTTCTGCCGCACTGATCAGCAgtgtatctgttatctctgctccatggatgaacataaaggccacgacacagtctcagctgcagcagaaagggcTGAGAAGCAGACACAGCTGGGAGTGAGTCAGCAAAAAATCCAACAGAGAATCCAGGACCGAGAGAAAGACGTGAAAGTGCTTCAACAAGAGGTGGAGGGTATCAATCTGTCTGCTGATAAGGCTGTGAATGACAGTGAGAAAATCTTCAAGAATTTGATCTGTCTCAttgagaaaagaagctctgaagtgaagcagcagatcagatctcAGCAGAAATATGAAGTGAGTCTAGTTAAAGAGCTTGAGGAGAAGATGCACCTGGAGATAAGTGAGCTGAGGAGGAAAGATGCTGAGCTGGACCAGCTCTCGCACACAGAAGATCACCTTCATTTTCTAAACAACTACCCCTCACTCTCTCAAGTGAGTGAATCTACAGACTTACCCAGCATCAATATCTGTTCTCTCCggtactttgaggatgtgactaCAGCTGTGTCAGAGGCCACAACTAAACTGCAGGCTGTTCTGAGTGAAGAATGGACAAAAATCTCAcagacagtgactgaagtggatGTTTTAATGGCACAAGACGagcccaagaccagagctgagtttTTGAGATATTCACAGAAAATCACATTGGATCCtaatacagcacacacacttttgtcactgtgtgagagcaacaaaaaagcaacattaatGGCAGTAGAACAGTTATATTCaagtcacccagacagattcttAGAAATGTGGCAGGTCCTTAGTAGAGAGggtctgactggacgttgttactgggaggtggagtggagcgGGGAGGTTTATATAGCAGTTGCATACAAGGATATTAGCAGAACAGGGACCATGGACAAATGTGGATTTGGATTAAATGAAAAGTCATGGACATTAGAATGTTACAGCAGAGGTTATCAATTCAGACATAACGATATCTTAACTCCCATCTCAGGTCCTTTGTCCTCCAGAGTcggagtgtacctggatcacagtgCAGGTATTCTGTCTTTCTACAGTGTTTCTGAAACcttgactctcctccacagagtccagactacattcactcagcctctctatccTGGATTTTGGCTTCCAAATCTTGCTGGAGACACTGCTGAGTTATGTGATCTCAAGTATAAATGA